A single window of Microplitis demolitor isolate Queensland-Clemson2020A chromosome 7, iyMicDemo2.1a, whole genome shotgun sequence DNA harbors:
- the LOC103569476 gene encoding uncharacterized protein LOC103569476 — MGKPTPVEDLVIPPQDGRICGTICICQMTAVLSSVALVYLTVAIYMPSTRAFASGISPVPAMCTTIRTINADNCSWGSCGEWCLSKTSGPCAQIHVNLRNNGSTILLGNCTNITNKTCYGIDQENAKKSKCIADECRNLTGTFNCSAGICINITDAFECNFRDTDPPLKCSGRRGKITCIAIDGLFNCVRGTCERIRTPYNCDRRCVDIPTRNKNMILISGDKVYLSQCERAIDVGSNREIWNENRGDVMMASCYGIYNSSLGVEAVDCINGSVLEKTMLTDLTNFTYLSYLNLYASKPLDDANFAVPPEHTLIIANESRLMINLEGCVNTLRDECKEFLHEYGKDGSDHNARARFPCFFAKDRTEIVVSKFDLETTWKEFIVALVFPSVLFVVSCLTLILCQRTVVVGDDAKMRFKIPGIKSEIDKSNSGNLADAGGGDSVMAL; from the coding sequence ATGGGAAAACCGACGCCAGTTGAAGACCTGGTGATACCACCTCAAGATGGTCGCATATGTGGTACCATCTGTATATGTCAGATGACAGCAGTATTATCATCGGTAGCTCTGGTTTACTTGACCGTTGCTATCTACATGCCGAGCACACGAGCATTTGCCTCTGGTATATCACCAGTCCCGGCTATGTGCACGACAATAAGGACCATCAATGCCGACAACTGCTCGTGGGGAAGCTGCGGCGAGTGGTGTCTATCGAAAACATCTGGACCCTGTGCTCAGATTCACGTTAATTTGCGTAACAATGGCTCGACAATTTTACTGGGGAATTGCACGAATATCACCAACAAAACCTGCTACGGCATCGACCAGGAAAACGCTAAAAAGTCAAAGTGTATCGCCGACGAATGCCGAAATTTGACGGGGACATTTAATTGCAGCGCTGGAATTTGCATAAATATTACCGATGCGTTCGAGTGCAATTTCCGAGACACAGATCCACCGCTCAAGTGTTCAGGGAGACGGGGGAAGATAACTTGTATAGCAATAGACGGGTTGTTTAATTGCGTCCGAGGTACTTGCGAGCGTATTCGCACCCCCTACAATTGTGACCGCCGGTGTGTTGATATCCCGACCCGCAACAAAAACATGATTCTGATAAGCGGCGATAAGGTTTACTTGAGTCAGTGTGAGCGCGCTATTGACGTCGGAAGTAATCGCGAAATCTGGAACGAGAATCGGGGGGATGTTATGATGGCGTCTTGCTACGGTATTTACAACAGCAGTCTTGGAGTCGAGGCCGTCGACTGCATCAACGGCTCGGTCTTGGAGAAAACTATGCTCACTGATCTCACCAACTTCACCTACTTGTCGTACTTGAATCTCTACGCGTCAAAGCCCCTCGACGACGCGAATTTCGCGGTCCCACCGGAACACACCCTGATAATCGCCAACGAAAGTCGGCTGATGATAAACCTCGAGGGCTGCGTTAATACACTCAGAGACGAGTGCAAGGAGTTTCTTCATGAGTATGGCAAAGACGGGTCGGACCACAATGCAAGAGCCAGATTTCCCTGTTTCTTTGCCAAGGACAGAACAGAAATAGTTGTCAGCAAATTTGATCTCGAAACGACTTGGAAAGAATTTATCGTCGCGCTGGTTTTTCCCAGCGTCCTGTTTGTTGTCAGTTGCTTGACATTGATCCTGTGTCAGAGGACTGTCGTAGTGGGCGACGACGCTAAAATGCGGTTTAAAATTCCCGGAATAAAGAGCGAAATTGATAAAAGTAACTCGGGCAATTTGGCTGACGCTGGGGGAGGAGATTCTGTCATGGCGCTCTGA
- the LOC103569477 gene encoding protein tipE, translated as MGAQEEDTKSSIIDEPNSTANGVGGVGDLPAIQILTLLEKAKFYTSLFLGTMAILAVFGFLFLIPFVVEPAITTILADFSPHPVACVVSEHVYAEGLKNCSWASCREGCTSAATRCHQLRVNYSRVTFEEFTSKPLGSIPWDVTDTKFFINTEGCGYPPRVNCSEFAKGFGYSNMGKIIPCYYSRTYPGTVVSRYSWNQNLRHLVLAIVIPILIFVISLAVLFYWHCTPMAKSCGGPGRNLIDKYSRKEDILAEDEFEEDEEEY; from the exons ATGGGTGCCCAGGAGGAGGACACCAAGTCCAGTATCATAGACGAACCGAATTCGACGGCGAATGGTGTCGGGGGAGTTGGAGATTTGCCAGCAATTCAAATTCTCACGTTGTTAGAAAAAGCTAAATTTTATACTTCACTATTTCTCGGTACAATGGCAATACTCGCGGTCTTcggttttctttttttaataccgTTCGTCGTAGAGCCGGCAATCACAACGATACTTGCTGACTTTTCACCGCATCCTGTCGCGTGCGTTGTTAGCGAGCATGTTTACGCTGAAGGACTTAAAAATTGCTCTTGGGCCAGTTGCAGAGaag GTTGTACCAGCGCGGCAACGCGATGCCACCAGCTACGAGTAAACTATTCGCGGGTAACATTTGAGGAATTCACATCAAAGCCATTGGGTTCCATACCCTGGGATGTTACTGACACAAAGTTCTTCATAAATACCGAAGGATGCGGATACCCGCCGCGGGTCAATTGTTCCGAGTTTGCTAAGGGATTCGGTTACAGTAACATGGGTAAAATAATTCCTTGTTACTACAGTCGGACGTATCCAGGAACTGTTGTTTCTAG ATATTCATGGAATCAAAATTTGAGGCACTTGGTACTGGCAATAGTGATACCGATATTAATATTCGTGATATCACTGGccgtattattttattggcaTTGCACCCCAATGGCTAAAAGTTGCGGAGGTCCAGGTCGCAATCtcattgataaatattcaagAAAAGAAGA CATTCTAGCGGAAGACGAATTCGAGGAAGACGAAGAGGAGTACTGA
- the LOC103569478 gene encoding uncharacterized protein LOC103569478 yields MGRKFKSRSIPEQDRRICGGICFCQFTIVISCVSLVYLTVAIYMPSHRAFNAGIDPEPVMCQTVNATLVNYCAWASCGEWCLTKTTGFCPQIHATVRRNGTDLILENCTKFGSIACPQVNLLKLKRYNCNNGSECGSLTGVFNCSLGHCANMSELVLCHHKADGIIVDSEKDNMKLNGFFDCQNSRCTKIKRPFSCDRYCPKINSNNINVYLMQDDNIITAKCSRASALNKANGNALGTRLDTPIQIWEDINNDSAIIASCFAVKFQGNVIRTEDCVNGTTIEPAKIPGLWMNLTSFLSLYDKSLGKPLDPTNAYLPSQRSLTIYNTSRLYINLEGCVNTLKGECRDFLQTHGRDGDNQTAQSRYPCFHKRNDSSFVVARFDLNKTRTELLIATIVPSVLFLISFVTLVIITRSVQVGDDTKMRCRYCTERQVREGEDEGLVQTSSGSTTQANSTATEIRSMAL; encoded by the exons ATGGGCCGAAAATTCAAATCTCGTTCGATACCAGAACAGGACCGAAGGATTTGTGGTGGTATTTGTTTTTGTCAGTTCACTATCGTAATAAGTTGTGTTTCTTTGGTTTATCTTACTGTCGCTATATATATGCCATCCCACAg AGCATTTAACGCAGGTATCGATCCTGAACCCGTAATGTGCCAAACAGTTAATGCTACACTAGTAAATTATTGCGCGTGGGCGAGTTGTGGGGAATGGTGTTTGACCAAAACGACAGGATTCTGTCCGCAAATTCACGCCACTGTCCGACGTAATGGCACTGATTTAATTCTAGAAAACTGTACCAAGTTTGGTAGCATTGCATGTCCTCAa GTAAATCTTCTGAAATTGAAGAGATACAACTGCAACAATGGTAGCGAGTGCGGATCTCTGACGGGTGTATTCAATTGCAGTCTCGGTCACTGTGCAAATATGAGCGAGCTGGTGCTGTGTCACCACAAAGCCGACGGGATTATCGTCGACAGCGAGAAAGATAACATGAAACTTAATGGATTCTTTGATTGCCAAAACTCAAGGTGCACCAAAATAAAGCGGCCCTTCTCCTGCGACCGCTACTGTccgaaaataaattcaaacaatatTAACGTCTATCTCATGCAGGACGATAATATTATTACGGCTAAATGTTCACGTGCATCGGCACTCAACAAAGCTAATGGAAATGCCCTCGGTACTCGACTAGATACTCCAATTCAAATTTGGGAGGATATTAATAACGATTCTGCTATTATTGCCAGCTGCTTTGCTGTCAAATTCCAGGGAAATGTCATCAG GACGGAGGACTGCGTGAATGGGACGACGATCGAGCCGGCGAAGATCCCGGGGCTGTGGATGAACCTGACGAGCTTCTTGAGTCTCTACGACAAGAGCCTGGGGAAGCCCTTGGACCCGACTAATGCGTATCTTCCCTCTCAGCGGTCACTCACGATCTACAATACTTCGCGGCTCTACATCAATCTCGAGGGCTGTGTCAACACTCTGAAGGGCGAGTGCCGCGATTTTCTCCAAACTCATGGCCGTGATGGTGACAATCAAACTGCACAGAGCCGCTATCCTTGCTTTCATAAAAGA aatGATTCATCATTCGTCGTGGCACGTTTCGATCTTAACAAGACACGTACCGAACTGCTGATAGCAACAATAGTTCCATCagtattatttctaataagtTTCGTGACACTGGTAATAATAACACGTTCAGTCCAAGTCGGCGACGACACAAAGATGCGGTGCCGATACTGCACCGAGCGACAGGTCCGCGAGGGCGAGGACGAGGGTCTGGTCCAAACCAGCTCGGGATCAACGACCCAGGCCAATTCCACGGCTACAGAGATACGCAGTATGGCTTTATAG